Genomic segment of Schistocerca nitens isolate TAMUIC-IGC-003100 chromosome 9, iqSchNite1.1, whole genome shotgun sequence:
TATGTGGACAGATGAAGTTCAGTCCAGTATAAGCTGTTGAATTCAGCATCATGCCACTTACTTTTCTGGAATCTCTGCTGAAGATACTTGTGTGTCCATGCCACCACTTTAACCAGATTGGAACGTGGGAGACACATAACATGTCTGGTCGCTGGAGGGTCTTAGAGTGCTGTTGGTGTCCAGAATTTTGACAGAGCAGATACAATCTCCTGTTGTAGCCTTCATACAGAGCGGATGGCTTCGTGACATAAACATCCGTTTCCACCTATCAAGACAGGCCAACAGCTCCACAAACATTAACCATTACCTCACCCATTTTCCCTTTTTATCAATATCGTCAGCCAACCTCTTACACTGGCAGTCAACTTTTACTTGCTGACCAGGGTGAGACCTTTCTTATTTCGCCCTTGAGTttatacaataaattttgtttcagtaacttACTTATTTCACCGCCTCCCTTGTAATGATCACAAATGCTACCCGTCATCCTACACATATTTTTGTCAGAAGTGGTAGCTAATCTAATTTTCAGTTCATAGGGTGGTTGCAAATTTTGGTTCATGTTCAACAACATGTGGCCAGTTAAGAGCCACATGAGCTGTGGCTGAAATTTGCCTTTCTCCTCGGACGCAAAGTGCCATGATTAATGTCCAGCACACCAGTCAATGTCTACCGCTAGCAGGATCACTGTCTCAACACGAGTGCTCTGAGCTAGGCCATACTGCATGCGTCATGCACGTGCACACAGCGTGTGAGCCTGCCCAGTATGACTGTCGTGGTCCACTAGCCAGAGGCAGCTGGATGTCACTATGTGCTACTCGTCTTCTGCAGTATGGGCGACAGTGACCAGTGATGAGCCGTCTTCACCTGGATAACGCTGTCTCGCTGCCACCTACAGACATGACGtccattttcaatttcttcattggCGCAGCCCACCCGCTTTACCTGAGGGTCGTGTTGTCCTCGTGCGTCGCGTTGTCTGCCCAGGTTGTGTTGTCTACCCGGGTCGTGTTGTCCACCTGGGTCGTGTTGTCTACCCTCGTGCCACACAGTGCCTCACTCCCGTTGCAGCATCCGGCACCAGGCGCACAGTCTGTCACAGATGGTGTGTGCGTCTGGTTCACACCGTCACCATGCGTTTGGCCCACACCATCATCGTGCGTTATGCCGCCatcacctgccacaccatgcagtGTTGACCTAAAATTGAACAAGTATCCTTAAACTCTCAGATCAGGATGTTGTAGCTTTAAATGGACAGTGTCGAACTAgaattttcatttgtgtttttacAAGAAGATTGAAGTGTTCAACTAGAATACATACACAGTACACTTACAATTATAGAGGAGAGACTGGCACATAGCTTTATTTTGTGGGAGCAGTGAGTGCACTGAGTGTTTCACTACATTGTCATTAGGAATACgtaatgtgataaacagtcagaacagcaatatttacaaacgtaaatttttattgttatttttaagttTATTTCTCGTATCAGCTTTTCATTCTTAGTTGAAGGTTGAGGTGTGGAATGTGAGGAGACTCAATAGATCTATATTCATAGATCTTATTTTTTAAGATAAAGCTATATGGTAAAGCTTTCTACTTATCTTTTGGAACTTTTGACTAACAAAAGGCGCACGGCACCCATATTGTATCCAAGCTGGTCAtggcattttcttctgtttcgcCTCATTCGAGTTCTTGAATTTTTCTAATTAACAGTAAATATGTAGACCCTTTTTAAACAGGCGTGTGGGGCGTAGGGCTTGGTACCTCCTTATTCTCACTATACTGACTCTGTGAAATAAAAACCGTCTGTATGCCTGGGAAATGGCGTGGAAGTGTAAACCTTCTTGGAGTGAGTTTTTCTTTCAGGGTCAGGTACAGACGGTATTCTGGTGTATAGATTCTGAGAGAAACAACATATACCTCTACGTTTCTCAATCTCGATTGCGTCGATCTTACTGATAGAGGAATTAGGTGACATTAGATTTAACGATGCTAACAAAGTTAAACGTGATAGCAGTTGCTGTCGCCAAAACTGCTACGACTCTTTATGACCTGCTCTCTCCCTTACCTTCTGTGTCTTGGATACGTTTTTCATTTCAGCTTTATCTCGGTGAGTAGCGGTTACGTTGTTTCCTTCTCCTTCTCGGCCTCTAGCAAAGTTAGTCCTCTAGCAAATTAATTTGTGGTCGTGTCAAGGCTGACATATACACGATAGGCACTGCATTGCAGGAAAATATTATGTTCTTCTATTATGTTTTGATTACCCTCTCCGTTTCAGTCCATAGTTTTAAGAAGTAATTAATAAAATTGGTAATCAGCACACATGTTGATAATGTGCGTAGCAGCACCTCACAGTGTCTAATCCCATTGTTGTCTTCCCACTCCTCCCCTTGCTTTATGCAACGTCGAGTAAGCTTTCCATACCACCCAGTATCAAAGCCGCCATTATATGCTTGGCGACTCATACGTCTAAAACTTCTCCACCGCGCCACCCCTGTGGCCACTTTCTATCAAACTGGCATTTGTAAACATGTCACATAAGCGCCTGTTCCGTCCTAAGCCATGTCTTAAACATAGCTTTTCagtattttacagaaagtttggagcattcttTCCCTCTCGCTTACAATCAATTTTCAAAGTTTATTGACCTGATAATTATGGATTTCTTGCATAAAATGTTCAACTAAAGACAAAGAAGAGCTTGGCCTATTACGTAGATCATGCATTTAGAAATCGTTTCAAAAAATTTTATGAATGCTAATCTTCAATTTCATCTGTGTGGATTCTGCATCTTTGGCATGTAAATACTGCACTTTTGAGCATATGCTATTGAGAAGTTTGTGATATACGAGTATATTCTGTCAGAAACTTCAGCATAAAATGCCTACACTGTGCGTAAATGCATGTCTTATGTTTCGTTACATATGTGGGGAATATATAGTGAAAATCCAAAAGCACTATGTTTCTCCTGTAGCTAAGAGGGCATGTGAGATGTATTTTGGCTGCAGAGCTGAATAACGAGATAAGCCTTTCGTTGCTCATCTTTGTTGTGACACATGTATGTGTAACTTGCATAAACGGCTGCAGGTTTCTCGAGCATCAATGCTATTTATGGTAACAATGGTGTGGCACTAACAGGAGGGTCAAACCACTGACTGCTATCTTTGCTTGACCAAAGTGTAGGTTATTCTGAAAAAATCAGGACTTGCTATTCAAATTCCAAATCTTTCTTAAGCCATGTGGACAGCTCCTTTTTATGCGTTTCCGCCTCCTAAGTCACTAACAAATAGGGTCACTGATGAACAGTATTTCAGAGATGTTATCCGAAAGCAGTAAGAACGAAACAGCAGCAGTAATCAGCACAGCATGTGTTGGTCCGGCCCCGAATATCTGCAACAACAATCTATATCTTCTCATCGCATTAAGCAAGGATACTTCACAAACTTTGTCGGGACTTGGATCTGTCACAGGCATAATCCGAGTCACTGGCTTCGCGATTACAACGATGGAGTCTCTCCCTCAGTTTGTTACAGTTACTTCGTGTAGGAAGAGCCAGAGTGAATTTGAAACGTTTTTCTCTTGTGCCAACGAGTCTGAGCAACTGTTTTCTAGGAACGCTGGGTAATGTTAACAACAGTTAGGTATGGACTCTCCTTTGCGATTCCTCTAAACCAAGTGTGAATGCAGTCCTCCTTCTTAACAGTAATAAAGATCCCTCACGTTCAACCAGATAGTCAGTTAGCAACAAAGAGACTCTTGAAATTGTGCGAGACTGGCACAGTTACTTAGAATATGATAACACACAACTGAAAACTGTGTGGAGATCTGAGAGTAGTAGTACCGCTATGACAGGTATGCAACCAGGTCACGCGAGGTACTGCTGCTTTCTGTGTTAGTGAGACAGTTGTAACAAGAAAGAACATTACATACGTAATGAGTATATCGTCTTCATATATTGTTTCCATATCGTAGGATCGGACGCAGGCTACTAACCAGAATGCACAGAACTAGTGTATGTACTTGTGCCGTTGTTTAGTGTATGAACTCCATTTCCACGGGCAGTCTACAAGCGACGGTCTAGGAGCTTTTCAAAATACATCTCGTAAAcgaatcctacaacaaacacacCGTACATTCTAATATGCCCGACGTTTATCTTGCTAAAACAATAGGCACTGCTCCATTTAAAGAAGTGTatggttgttaaaaaaaaatacactgtaAAAATATTACTAAGATCTGACAATATCAGCCTCAGACTAGCAATCCATTCCGTGATAACCACACATCAATAGCCCTCTCCATTTGCGCTGTATTTGCCGTGACATTTTTAGGTGATTCGTCCTGTGTAGGAATCACTGATTACATTAATTACCTTTAACCATAATTTTAATTAACTGTTTAATTACCGTATCTGGGAAAGAATCATGGTCTCTcaatatgtaattttttgtttcaattttcacTTATGTGTTAGCCAATGATGCAGAACCTAAATATATGCACTAATTGTTCAACTAATATCGAAATTGAAATAAAGCATTTTTAGGAAGAAATCTAAAAATAGCTGTAACTATAAATCCTGGAACTTCATGACATGAATAAACAACGAAAATTACTTGTTTTCTGTGGTATGCAGAAGAATGGATGTAAATAGTATCTAGTTCTTTATGTCCTTCTTAATACATACAGTATTTCCACTCCACTGTATATAACAGCCTTGCTACATAAGATTGGTCTTTAGCCTGGCCACTGTCTATAAAGTAATAATGACAAAATACGGAATTTTGCAACTTAAAGTCGCTGTTACGCAAATATACAACTCCTTTTTTATAAGATTTACTTGTTCtaaatagagagagagacagagagagagagagagatagatagagagagagagagagagagacactctgAAACTCTAGTGAAATACATAAATACCTCCAGCGCCAGGGGTTGATGCCATTGAAATCGTTCTCTTGTTCAAGAATGGCAACTTTATCTGGCTTTATCTGCGATGTTGGTGCTGAGCAGACTCCTTTCAGCACCA
This window contains:
- the LOC126203192 gene encoding uncharacterized protein LOC126203192 is translated as MSSSTYIFAILVLKGVCSAPTSQIKPDKVAILEQENDFNGINPWRWRSTLHGVAGDGGITHDDGVGQTHGDGVNQTHTPSVTDCAPGAGCCNGSEALCGTRVDNTTQVDNTTRVDNTTWADNATHEDNTTLSYKKSDGQPHDESTSLTADGESEALQGGYTWTSPEGITYTVTYTGDVPTIIQQGAGGVDSPLVSPFGGDQPQPEGPEIDVFGRQPDEPGFLGRPTISGNAALSLIGR